A genomic stretch from Chiloscyllium plagiosum isolate BGI_BamShark_2017 chromosome 2, ASM401019v2, whole genome shotgun sequence includes:
- the LOC122565302 gene encoding scrapie-responsive protein 1-like, translated as MKKPIVLMLLSLLLVTQAMPTNRPSCYKKLLQGRSCHNIPEGTEHLRLIDQGLTDHFWAGDDCEIVCYCSFQELLCCPKDIFFGPKISFVIPCNSQ; from the exons ATGAAAAAGCCCATTGTTCTTATGCTTTTGAGCTTGCTGCTGGTTACCCAAGCCATGCCGACAAATCGTCCGTCGTGTTACAAAAAGCTGTTGCAGGGTCGAAGCTGCCATAACATCCCCGAAGGGACCGAACACTTACGGCTCATAGACCAGGGGTTGACGGATCACTTCTGGGCTGGGGACGACTGCGAGATTGTGTGTTATTGCAGTTTCCAAGAATTGCTTTGCTGCCCTAA GGACATATTCTTTGGACCAAAGATTTCTTTTGTGATTCCTTGCAATTCCCAATGA